Proteins found in one Nymphalis io chromosome 4, ilAglIoxx1.1, whole genome shotgun sequence genomic segment:
- the LOC126781629 gene encoding succinate dehydrogenase assembly factor 2-A, mitochondrial-like: MLRGRSLVNSIRKLQAVTLSSDSTQNVDTTYMEIPVYDVDKPQTLEKRKARLQYQSRKRGMLENDLLLSTFAKKHLDGFTENQTMMYDRLINSPSNDWDIFYWIIEKKPTPKEFDNEVMDLLKKHAKNENRHALSQPPLY; encoded by the exons ATGTTACGCGGTCGATCA CTTGTGAACAGTATTCGAAAATTACAAGCTGTTACACTTTCTAGTGATTCTACACAAAATGTAGACACAACTTATATGGAAATACCCGTCTATGATGTAGACAAACCACAAACATTAGAAAAGAGGAAGGCAAG acttCAATACCAGTCACGTAAGAGAGGAATGTTGGAGAATGATCTTCTTCTGAGTACTTTTGCTAAAAAACATTTAGATGGCTTTACAGAGAATCAAACCATGATGTATGATCGTCTCATCAACTCTCCCAGTAATGATTGGGACATATTTTACTGGATCATTGAAAAAAAGCCAACACCAAAAGAGTTTGATAATGAAGTCATGGATCTCCTAAAGAAACATGCAAAGAACGAAAACAGACATGCACTTTCACAACCACCTCTATATTAA
- the LOC126781630 gene encoding intraflagellar transport protein 88 homolog: protein MLGTRYSASRQGVDKPPRTAVVIDDEDELYTGFNDVSPALDTRSLREDQAFQQTLRTPGIGRQMTSRMGTGVFRLGTTRVRGGSRAGTAAARPVTAVRAAGYTSTRDAPARDEKKEDSIEDKIKHMESKIMTLVEESCVLSARPNSEEETDTQRDQNLSQALAKAQEASTLERQLIRMQEQANLGDSHNLDLTFAVLCNLADQYALNEMYTEALNTYQLLTRNKVFPHANRLKVNMGNIYFKMGEHPKALKLYRMALDQTPTAEKDLRMKVMHNIGLLLVRMGKFRDAVTNFQHIMHEQGDFQTGLHLVLCSVALDDAEGGKAAFHAMLDVEPPTYHHDIAIDDENDAYECVVRDVVRGDRLSRWSRAAAAHAERCLALAAAALMRPLARTHRDDDAGSSSWCVEALRGYSGGGAGSRLELGSALAALRSAAGATGSSGSGSTGALAAGTRALQRLKAVARAHPNDRVLRAEANTDAAFVAYAIGKFSEAQALSEAASRDDPYSCAARVCSALSELAAARLASPASPAAPAAPAAMSASSAARAAATRLVAATHLDPTDLIAMHDSALALELSGEVEGAQARWQRVRNSPDAGATLRALAAAGLARTAGPGERGDLAAEHWYSIIGNWDVGVSCALAELHSEMGDTQTAKHHYQDVEAAWASAAALRWLAAHAAPAAALRLARRAARLQPANPEWGLLIGSSLRASGRYQEALAVYKKLNAKFPDNIQCLKLIVKLCGDQGLAETSAWSRELQRRKQQERVHLASADSASSRTSQSPGLQTQLQGAARAEGGAARRARTNVNESFSEDSMQPLTRSIARADSKKKTLDFDDDLPLPPE, encoded by the exons GTGTTCCGCTTGGGCACGACTCGCGTGCGGGGCGGCTCGCGCGCGGgcacggcggcggcgcggcccGTCACCGCCGTGCGCGCCGCCGGGTACACCTCCACGCGGGACGCGCCCGCCAGGGACGAAAAGAAGGAGGACAG TATCGAAGATAAAATAAAGCATATGGAATCTAAAATAATGACTTTGGTAGAGGAGTCGTGTGTGCTTAGCGCGCGTCCCAACTCCGAAGAAGAAACTGACACCCAAAGAGATCAAAATTTGAGTCAG GCGTTAGCCAAAGCTCAAGAGGCATCTACACTGGAGAGACAGCTAATACGAATGCAGGAACAAGCCAACTTAGGCGATTCACATAATTTGGACTTAACTTTCGCT GTGCTCTGTAATTTAGCTGACCAATATGCTCTGAACGAAATGTACACTGAAGCTCTCAACACCTACCAACTTCTCACCAGGAATAAAGTCTTTCCACACGCGAACAGACTTAAG gtaAACATgggaaatatatactttaaaatgggCGAACATCCGAAAGCACTGAAACTATACAGAATGGCCCTCGATCAAACGCCTACGGCAGAAAAAGATTTAAG AATGAAAGTGATGCACAACATAGGTTTACTGCTTGTGCGAATGGGTAAATTCCGTGATGCTGTAACGAATTTTCAACACATAATGCACGAACAGGGCGATTTTCAAACAG GCTTACATCTCGTATTATGCTCGGTAGCATTGGATGACGCTGAAGGCGGCAAGGCGGCGTTTCATGCAATGCTCGATGTAGAGCCACCCACCTATCACCACGATATTGCTATAGACGAT GAAAACGACGCGTACGAGTGCGTGGTCCGCGACGTGGTGCGCGGCGACCGCCTGTCGCGCTGGTCGCGAGCGGCCGCCGCGCACGCCGAGCGCTGCCTGGCGCTGGCCGCCGCCGCGCTCATGCGCCCGCTCGCACGCACGCACCGCGACGACGACGCTGG AAGCTCCTCATGGTGCGTGGAAGCTTTACGCGGCTATTCTGGCGGAGGTGCCGGTTCTCGCTTAGAACTAGGCAGCGCCTTAGCGGCACTGAGGAGCGCCGCCGGAGCCACAGGAAGTAGCGGCTCCGGTTCGACGGGTGCCTTGGCGGCCGGAACGCGCGCATTGCAACGGTTGAAAGCTGTAGCTCGTGCACATCCCAACGACCGAGTTCTACGCGCCGAAGCCAACACCGATGCGGCATTCGTAGCATATGcg ATCGGCAAGTTTTCCGAGGCGCAAGCGCTAAGTGAGGCGGCGTCCCGTGACGACCCGTACAGCTGCGCCGCTCGCGTGTGCAGCGCGCTGTCGGAGCTGGCGGCGGCCCGCCTCGCCTCGCCCGCctcgcccgccgcgcccgccgcgcccgccgctaTGAGCGCCTCGAGCGCCGCGCGAGCCGCTGCCACCCGCCTCGTCGCGGCCACGCATCTTGATCCCACTGACTTGATAGCTATGCACGATTCGG CTCTCGCGCTCGAGCTGTCGGGCGAGGTGGAGGGCGCGCAGGCGCGCTGGCAGCGCGTGCGCAACTCCCCGGACGCGGGCGCCACGCTGCGCGCGCTGGCCGCCGCCGGCCTGGCGCGCACCGCCGGGCCCGGCGAGCGCGGCGACCTGGCCGCCGAGCACTG gtACAGCATAATAGGTAACTGGGACGTAGGCGTGTCTTGTGCGTTGGCCGAGCTGCACAGCGAGATGGGGGACACACAAACTGCCAAACATCATTACCAGGAT GTGGAGGCGGCGTGGGCGAGCGCGGCGGCGCTGCGCTGGCTGGCGGCGCACGCGGCGCCCGCGGCCGCGCTGCGCCtggcgcgccgcgccgcccgcctgCAGCCCGCCAAC CCGGAATGGGGTCTTCTGATAGGCAGCTCTCTACGAGCCAGTGGTCGTTACCAGGAGGCTCTCGCGGTGTATAAGAAACTCAACGCGAAGTTTCCGGATAACATTCAGT GTTTGAAGTTAATTGTTAAACTGTGCGGAGACCAGGGTTTGGCTGAGACTAGCGCTTGGAGCCGGGAGCTGCAGCGACGCAAACAGCAAGAGAGAG TGCACTTGGCGTCGGCGGACAGCGCCTCGTCGCGAACGAGCCAGTCGCCCGGTCTGCAGACACAGCTTCAAG GCGCGGCGCGGGCGGAGGGCGGCGCCGCTCGTCGCGCGCGCAC TAATGTAAACGAATCGTTCAGCGAAGACAGCATGCAGCCGCTGACGCGGTCCATCGCCCGTGccgatagcaagaagaaaactCTAGATTTTGACGATGACCTTCCTCTACCGCCCGAGTGA
- the LOC126781625 gene encoding branched-chain-amino-acid aminotransferase, cytosolic encodes MPIRRSKVLVKWIYENQHKIQAVRYCSSLLRYKELEESAQIEPEAVSAPQTTPRPQITPEFSFKYDDLQVRLAAPYQLQPKPEASELGFGKYFTDHMLKINYFKQLGGWQKPEIIPFENLSIHPAAKALHYAIQLFEGLKAYRGVDDKIRLFRPDLNMQRMNLAAQRSGLPMFDGEELIKCLVRLIQIDQEWVPHSETSTLYLRPTLIGTEPTFGVMEPDSAMLFAILSPVSAYYKTSSDGAVSIYADPNVVRAFPGGVGNRKVGSNYGPTIAVTSRAAKLGHQQVLWLFGPDKELTEVGAMNIFIVYINEQGDKQLSTPPLNGLILPGVTRRSIIELASQWEDLTVKEEVITMERLIELNSKGRLLEMFGAGTAVVVTPISNVGYLDDNIPIPTMKQSQPVFQRLKDTLLAIQYGHIDHPYAKIIS; translated from the exons ATGCCTATTCGTCGTAGCAAG gTCTTAGTAAAATGGATTTACGAAAACCAGCACAAAATACAAGCAGTACGATACTGTAGTTCTTTGCTGCGCTACAAAGAGCTGGAGGAGAGCGCGCAAATAGAGCCCGAAGCAGTGTCAGCCCCACAAACTACACCTCGACCACAAATAACACCAGAATTTTCTTTTAAG TATGACGATCTTCAAGTAAGACTAGCAGCGCCGTACCAATTACAACCGAAGCCGGAAGCAAGTGAATTAGGTTTTGGAAAATATTTCACAGATCAcatgctaaaaataaattactttaagcaACTAGGCGGATGGCAGAAACCGGAAATTATTCCTTTTGAGAATTTGTCAATACACCCCGCAGCAAAAGCTTTACATTATGCTATACAA ttATTTGAAGGATTGAAGGCGTATAGAGGTGTCGATGATAAAATACGATTGTTTCGACCTGACTTAAATATGCAACGCATGAATTTAGCCGCGCAGCGATCTGGTTTGCCGATGTTCGATGGAGAGGAACTTATTAAATGTTTAGTTCGACTTATTCAAATAGACCAAGAGTGGGTGCCACACTCTGAAACGTCCACTCTTTACTTACGTCCGACATTAATAGGCACAGAG CCTACATTCGGTGTAATGGAGCCTGATTCGGCCATGCTATTTGCCATTCTGAGTCCTGTGAGCGCTTACTACAAGACCAGCAGCGATGGAGCGGTCTCTATATATGCGGACCCGAATGTCGTGCGCGCGTTTCCCGGCGGAGTCGGTAATAGAAAAGTTGGATCAAACTATGGACCTACTATAG CGGTGACTTCGCGCGCGGCTAAGTTAGGTCATCAACAAGTTTTGTGGTTATTTGGACCGGATAAAGAACTAACAGAAGTTGGagctatgaatatttttatagtctATATTAATGAACAAGGAG ataaacaaCTAAGTACGCCGCCTTTAAACGGACTCATCTTGCCCGGAGTCACTCGGCGGTCAATTATAGAGCTGGCGAGCCAATGGGAAGACTTGACTGTCAAGGAGGAGGTGATCACAATGGAACGGCTCATCGAACTCAATAGCAAAGGACGA TTGCTGGAGATGTTCGGCGCGGGCACGGCGGTGGTGGTGACTCCCATCAGCAACGTGGGCTACCTCGACGACAACATTCCCATCCCAACCATGAAGCAGTCCCAGCCCGTGTTCCAGCGGCTCAAGGACACGCTGCTTGCCATTCAGTATGGCCACATAGACCACCCGTACGCTAAAATCATATCATAG